In Nicotiana tabacum cultivar K326 chromosome 19, ASM71507v2, whole genome shotgun sequence, one DNA window encodes the following:
- the LOC107793804 gene encoding rhodanese-like domain-containing protein 4, chloroplastic encodes MEAIHAVRLTPLSVLSDRRNEPKKIPSHPISFPFKNLCSVESLSRNVQGGLVLLSSALTTGLAKALTYEEALEQSTTSPAADFDATAVVETVTTFASDNPLVIVGGVVALALPLVLFQVLEKPKSWGVESAKTAYAKLGDDESAQLLDIRAPAELREVGSPDIRGLKKKPVTVAYKGEDKPGFLKKLALKFKDPENTTLFILDKFDGNSELVAELVTANGFKAAYAVKDGAEGPRGWLNSGLPWIAPKKTLSLDLSNLSDALDGVLGEGSDAVTVGLGAAAAAGLGILAFSEVETILQLLGSAALVQLIGKKLLFAEDRKQTLQQVDEFLTTKVAPKELVDEIKQIGKALLPETVSSDALPAPAEESLAAATGTVEKTESVPQEDIAPPKVEASSQPTQEVNSVNKADALPASSRPLSPYPNYPDFKPPTSPMPSQP; translated from the exons ATGGAGGCCATTCATGCAGTAAGATTGACACCTCTCTCTGTTCTATCTGATAGAAGAAATGAACCAAAAAAAATCCCATCACACCCCATTTCTTTCCCATTCAAGAATCTTTGTTCAGTAGAGAGTTTATCAAGAAATGTTCAAGGGGGTTTAGTACTTCTATCCTCAGCTCTAACTACAGGTTTAGCTAAAGCATTAACATATGAGGAGGCACTAGAGCAATCTACAACCAGTCCTGCTGCTGACTTTGATGCAACTGCAGTTGTTGAAACTGTGACCACTTTTGCATCAGACAATCCTTTGGTCATAGTTGGTGGAGTTGTTGCTTTGGCTTTGCCATTGGTTCTGTTTCAGGTTCTTGAAAAGCCTAAGTCATGGGGTGTTGAATCTGCTAAGACAGCTTATGCTAAATTGGGAGATGATGAAAGTGCACAGCTGCTTGATATAAGAGCACCTGCAGAATTGAGGGAAGTAGGGAGTCCAGATATAAggggtttgaagaagaagccaGTTACAGTTGCTTATAAGGGTGAAGATAAGCCTGGGTTCTTAAAAAAGCTAGCTTTGAAGTTCAAGGATCCTGAGAATACTACACTGTTCATTCTAGACAA ATTTGATGGGAACTCTGAGCTGGTTGCGGAGCTAGTCACAGCAAATGGATTTAAAGCTGCTTATGCGGTAAAAGATGGTGCTGAAGGACCCCGAGGATGGCTG AACAGTGGCCTTCCTTGGATTGCTCCTAAGAAAACATTAAGTCTTGATCTGAGCAATCTCTCCGATGCTCTTGATGGTGTTCTTGGG GAAGGTTCTGATGCTGTTACTGTAGGCTTAGGTGCTGCCGCAGCTGCTGGGCTAGGAATTTTAGCCTTCTCAGAG GTAGAAACAATACTGCAACTGTTAGGTTCAGCTGCACTTGTCCAACTGATTGGCAAGAAACTCCTGTTTGCAGAG GACAGAAAGCAAACTCTGCAACAAGTTGATGAATTTCTCACTACTAAGGTTGCTCCAAAGGAGCTTGTAGATGAGATTAAG CAAATAGGGAAGGCTCTCCTTCCAGAGACGGTGAGTAGCGATGCTCTACCTGCACCTGCAGAGGAAAGCCTTGCTGCAGCCACTGGCACTGTTGAGAAAACTGAATCAGTTCCTCAGGAAGATATAGCACCACCTAAAGTAGAAGCAAGTTCCCAGCCTACTCAAGAGGTCAATTCAGTCAATAAGGCAGATGCACTACCTGCAAGTTCAAGGCCACTCTCACCTTATCCTAAT TATCCTGATTTCAAGCCTCCAACATCGCCAATGCCTTCACAACCATAG